In Candidatus Cloacimonadaceae bacterium, a single window of DNA contains:
- a CDS encoding ABC transporter permease — MSSSTEKKSVLDFFSFLIEIILQSLRIRGNQHVNRNVILRQILFTGYEALPLIGFTALAIGGLIILQGYNLLSTFGQGIWVHNILVTVVINELSGIFTALVVIARSGTAISTELGNMVVRREIALLRSFSISPISYLVVSRIIGVVAAMVVLTIYFNIIAVLGGWLFTRLFNPINFGFFMGEFLGVLKFSNIFISLLKPFVFGLIISITACYQGLSVHHASTEVPQRTIRTVVNSIFLIVVSDIIITWLFWQFG, encoded by the coding sequence ATGAGCTCATCTACAGAAAAGAAGTCCGTTTTGGACTTTTTTTCTTTCCTGATTGAAATCATCCTCCAGAGCTTGCGCATCCGCGGCAACCAACATGTGAACCGAAACGTGATTCTCCGGCAGATTCTGTTCACCGGATACGAAGCGCTTCCTCTGATCGGATTCACGGCTCTGGCGATCGGCGGGTTGATCATCCTGCAGGGCTATAACCTGCTCAGCACCTTCGGTCAGGGCATTTGGGTGCACAACATCCTGGTGACGGTGGTGATCAACGAGCTCAGCGGAATCTTCACTGCCTTGGTGGTGATCGCCAGAAGCGGAACGGCGATCTCGACGGAATTGGGAAACATGGTCGTGCGGCGTGAAATCGCGCTTTTGAGGTCATTTTCCATCTCGCCGATCTCCTATCTTGTGGTTTCGCGCATCATCGGCGTGGTGGCGGCAATGGTCGTGCTGACCATCTATTTCAACATCATCGCGGTGCTTGGGGGCTGGCTTTTCACCCGGCTCTTCAATCCGATCAATTTTGGGTTTTTTATGGGAGAGTTTCTTGGGGTGTTGAAGTTTTCCAATATCTTCATCAGCCTGCTCAAGCCCTTTGTTTTTGGGCTCATCATCTCCATCACGGCTTGCTATCAGGGGCTCAGCGTTCATCACGCCTCCACCGAGGTGCCGCAAAGAACGATCCGCACGGTGGTCAATTCCATCTTTCTGATCGTGGTGTCGGACATCATCATCACCTGGCTGTTCTGGCAGTTTGGATAA
- a CDS encoding MlaD family protein, translating to MKYKIKHTKQIVYVFVALPLVLLITAAVFIALRQNLFERKYIYYSTLENATGISTQTPLLFKGFEIGRLKSYYLTDNGTIRLELSVLKKYHKLMVKDSVILRSTNPITNKTSLEYISNALSNEPLPAESIILSTDFAEGKAMLRRIAPTRGDTITEILENVAQLSSELNKDGNADKGALMRTINNIADASEKTEALMTHLETIMNQMNLFAANLNRDKNPEAGTVFRLLNNLADISASVDQQMVRVDEMLITVNRMLPNYEKPDSLLIRMLDPSGDKLFTPLGSTITNLSRNLDATLGILQHIQSSTPEMNALLYNLNETLNNAKKTLEALNNNPLLRSGITPSSPLPASPAGRISEMPDEN from the coding sequence ATGAAGTATAAGATTAAACACACCAAACAGATAGTGTATGTGTTCGTCGCACTTCCACTTGTTCTGTTGATCACCGCCGCGGTGTTTATCGCCTTGCGGCAAAATCTGTTTGAGAGGAAATATATCTATTATTCGACTCTCGAAAACGCCACCGGTATCTCTACGCAAACACCCCTGCTCTTCAAAGGATTTGAGATTGGACGTCTTAAATCATACTATTTGACGGACAATGGCACCATCCGCCTGGAACTGAGCGTCTTGAAAAAATACCACAAGTTGATGGTGAAGGATTCCGTGATCCTGAGGTCCACCAATCCGATCACGAACAAAACCTCCCTCGAATATATCTCAAACGCGCTTTCCAACGAGCCTCTACCGGCTGAGAGCATCATCCTGTCCACTGATTTTGCCGAAGGGAAAGCCATGCTCAGACGCATCGCTCCCACCAGGGGAGACACGATCACGGAAATCCTTGAAAACGTCGCCCAACTCAGCTCCGAGCTGAACAAAGACGGCAACGCGGACAAAGGCGCGTTGATGCGAACGATCAACAACATCGCCGATGCCAGCGAAAAAACCGAAGCCCTGATGACGCACTTGGAAACGATCATGAATCAAATGAACCTCTTTGCCGCGAATCTGAACCGGGACAAAAATCCCGAAGCCGGCACCGTCTTCCGTTTGCTAAATAACCTTGCCGATATCAGCGCTTCCGTTGATCAGCAGATGGTTCGCGTCGATGAGATGCTGATCACCGTCAACCGGATGCTGCCGAACTATGAAAAACCGGACAGCCTGCTCATCCGGATGCTCGATCCCAGCGGAGACAAGCTTTTCACCCCGCTCGGCAGCACGATCACCAATCTGAGCCGCAATCTGGACGCCACCTTGGGCATCTTGCAACACATACAAAGCTCTACTCCGGAAATGAACGCCCTGCTCTATAACCTCAATGAAACATTAAATAACGCCAAAAAGACCCTGGAAGCGCTGAACAACAACCCCCTGCTGCGATCCGGGATCACTCCTTCTTCACCGTTGCCGGCTTCTCCCGCAGGCAGAATCAGCGAGATGCCGGATGAGAATTAA
- a CDS encoding amidohydrolase family protein, translating to MKLFINASLPTASAALKRVNLLFDETIVKISADDIATEESPEIIDLKGKILLPGGIDAHSHIIHDGEPAKSIAKVSKSALAGGWTTLCELSYFSPAPIFDFHDLERTIQRLNGTSHVDMALWGNVDIGDYPYHAETAQELWAKGVVGIALLTPSPNPAIPDISFTEIMDLFMDIYESDTAFAFQGFDYENHGSFDFASQLDGVKKILRRMQENPIHIPRVASYPSIEFINTISKRSDISFAMCIGDLMKVFGGIDPGSGLSADLEEHQELLFELFRTNKIYMLSNSVSAAAAAPETTEAFLGTHHSLMRHSYLWVLSELWKNRKVPLATCIKMTSENAAKRLGLYPVKGAIEVGSDADFMIYDPEVNTTFKAPDGSKHELTGSIDSVWLRGKEVFSDGKTAPPSGKHISRHTNPKRRYNNTTWI from the coding sequence ATGAAATTATTTATCAACGCTTCGCTTCCCACTGCCTCAGCAGCTCTGAAAAGGGTGAATCTGCTCTTTGACGAGACCATCGTCAAGATTTCCGCAGACGATATTGCCACCGAGGAATCCCCCGAAATCATCGATCTGAAGGGAAAGATACTCCTCCCAGGCGGGATCGACGCTCACAGCCATATCATCCACGACGGTGAGCCGGCTAAAAGCATCGCCAAAGTGAGCAAATCAGCCCTCGCCGGAGGCTGGACGACGCTTTGCGAACTCAGCTATTTCAGTCCCGCTCCCATATTTGACTTCCACGATCTGGAGCGCACCATCCAGCGGCTCAATGGCACTTCCCATGTGGATATGGCGCTTTGGGGAAACGTCGATATCGGCGATTATCCATATCACGCGGAGACCGCTCAGGAGCTTTGGGCAAAAGGCGTGGTCGGCATCGCGCTGCTCACTCCGTCACCCAATCCCGCCATCCCGGATATCAGCTTTACGGAGATCATGGATCTCTTTATGGATATCTACGAAAGCGACACCGCCTTTGCCTTTCAGGGTTTTGACTATGAAAACCACGGCAGCTTTGATTTTGCTTCGCAACTGGACGGAGTCAAAAAGATCCTCCGCCGTATGCAGGAAAACCCCATCCACATTCCTCGCGTGGCGTCCTATCCAAGCATCGAATTTATCAACACCATCTCCAAACGCTCGGATATCTCTTTTGCCATGTGCATCGGCGACCTGATGAAAGTCTTTGGCGGCATCGATCCCGGCAGCGGTCTCAGCGCGGATCTCGAAGAACACCAGGAGCTGCTCTTTGAGCTCTTCCGCACAAACAAGATCTATATGCTATCAAACAGCGTGTCCGCGGCAGCCGCTGCTCCCGAAACCACGGAAGCTTTTCTGGGAACGCATCACAGCCTGATGCGACATTCCTATCTATGGGTGCTCTCCGAGCTTTGGAAAAACCGCAAAGTCCCTCTTGCCACCTGCATCAAAATGACCAGTGAAAACGCCGCCAAACGCCTCGGACTTTATCCCGTCAAGGGCGCGATCGAAGTGGGCTCCGATGCCGATTTTATGATCTATGATCCCGAGGTCAACACTACTTTCAAGGCTCCGGACGGCAGCAAACACGAGCTCACCGGCTCGATAGATTCCGTCTGGCTCAGAGGGAAAGAAGTCTTTTCCGACGGCAAGACTGCCCCGCCAAGCGGCAAACATATCAGCCGCCACACCAATCCCAAACGCCGCTACAACAACACTACCTGGATCTGA
- a CDS encoding enoyl-ACP reductase, whose amino-acid sequence MNLKGKKALILGIANSHSIAYGIAKALAERGCELILGYAGPVLAKRVVPIAEELNAKLCLECDVSKDYDIQKLIAQVRSVWDNIDFIVHSIAYAPTAELNKAFHLTSRYGFSTAMDISVYSLVALMREAEPLLHEGSSAITLSYYGSQKVVPNYGVMGVAKAALEASVRYLAYSLGGKGVRVNAISAGPLRTLSSAAISGISQMQKRVEKISPLSRNITQEEVAKSALYLLSDLSSGVTGETLYVDAGINIMAY is encoded by the coding sequence ATGAACCTGAAAGGAAAGAAAGCCCTGATCCTGGGTATCGCGAACAGCCATTCCATCGCCTACGGCATCGCCAAAGCCCTTGCTGAAAGGGGCTGCGAATTGATCCTCGGTTATGCCGGTCCGGTATTGGCAAAGCGCGTCGTGCCCATCGCCGAAGAGCTGAATGCCAAGCTCTGCCTTGAATGTGACGTCTCCAAAGATTATGACATCCAAAAGCTGATTGCCCAGGTGCGCAGCGTGTGGGACAACATCGATTTCATCGTTCATTCCATCGCTTATGCCCCCACGGCAGAGCTCAACAAAGCTTTCCATCTCACCTCACGTTATGGATTCAGCACCGCGATGGACATCAGCGTCTATTCTCTTGTGGCGCTGATGCGCGAAGCCGAACCCCTTTTGCATGAAGGCTCTTCTGCGATCACGCTCAGTTATTACGGCTCCCAGAAAGTGGTGCCAAACTATGGGGTGATGGGAGTGGCAAAAGCCGCGTTGGAAGCCAGCGTCCGCTATCTTGCCTACAGCTTGGGCGGAAAGGGAGTGCGCGTCAACGCCATCTCTGCCGGTCCGCTGCGAACGCTCTCTTCAGCAGCCATCAGCGGGATCAGCCAGATGCAAAAACGGGTCGAAAAAATCTCTCCGCTTTCGCGAAATATCACGCAGGAGGAAGTGGCAAAATCCGCCCTTTACCTGCTCTCCGATCTTTCTTCGGGCGTCACCGGCGAGACGCTCTATGTGGATGCCGGCATCAACATCATGGCATATTGA